Proteins from a single region of Oryza brachyantha chromosome 6, ObraRS2, whole genome shotgun sequence:
- the LOC102703874 gene encoding haloacid dehalogenase-like hydrolase domain-containing protein 3, which translates to MSLLSKLRLITVDVTGTLLAYKGQLGDYYCMAAKSAGKPCPDYQRMHEGFKLAYTEMAKQYPCFGFAAKMPNIDWWRMCVKDSFVKAGYEYDEETFEKIFKRIYSSFGSSAPYSVFPDAQPFMRWLREKGLMVGIVSNAEYRYKDVILPALGLNQGSEWDFGVFSGIVGVEKPDPSIYKIALGMAGNVAPEEALHIGDSMRKDYVPARSIGMHALLLDRFKTADAESWRKSGATVLPDLVATQEWLSKNLKDEPVAAEQNV; encoded by the exons ATGTCGCTCCTTTCAAAGTTGCGCTTGATCACTGTGGATGTGACCGGTACTCTGCTTGCTTACAAAGGACAGCTTGGTGATTACTACTGTATGGCAGCTAAGTCTGCTGGGAAGCCATGCCCAGACTATCAGCGCATGCATGAAGGCTTCAAGCTTGCATACACTGAGATGGCAAAGCAATACCCATGCTTTGGATTTGCAGCAAAGATGCCAAATATTGACTGGTGGAGGATGTGTGTCAAGGATTCGTTTGTTAAG GCTGGATATGAGTATGATGAGGAGacatttgagaaaattttcaaacggATTTACTCTTCTTTTGGCTCCTCTGCACCATACTCGGTATTCCCTGATGCGCAGCCCTTCATGAGATGGCTGCGTGAGAAGGGGCTCATGGTTGGAATTGTCAGCAATGCAGAATACCGTTACAAAGATGTCATTTTGCCTGCTTTAGGCCTGAACCAG GGCTCCGAGTGGGACTTTGGGGTGTTCTCTGGAATAGTTGGTGTGGAGAAGCCAGATCCAAGCATTTACAAGATAGCATTGGGAATGGCAGGGAATGTTGCACCAGAAGAAGCACTTCACATAGGCGATAGCATGCGCAAGGACTACGTCCCTGCACGGAGCATTGGAATGCACGCGCTGCTTCTGGACCGATTCAAGACCGCTGATGCTGAGAGCTGGAGGAAGTCAGGGGCAACTGTGCTCCCTGATCTGGTAGCTACTCAGGAGTGGCTCAGCAAGAACCTCAAGGATGAACCAGTAGCAGCTGAGCAGAATGTCTGA